The DNA sequence TAATTTGGCTTAGATTGATCTTGTTCTTCTTGATATGGGTTTATATAATCAAGAATCAGATTCGcacttttcaatttggcttagaTTGATCTTGCTTATAAAGAAATCATTTGATctatatcttattttcaaattttcagatCAAGCATTAATACTTGATAATGGTTTATAAGCGCCTAATTGCTTAACAATTGATGCTTGATACTTGCAGATAATGTGTTTGATTGGATTGTCATAACTTCCCCAAAAGCTGGTTCAGTCTTTCTAGAGGCATAGAGGTAAGATTTTAGATCTTGTTTGAGTACTTTATGCGGAACTACTGGaatattttaaatgattttgaaaaaaatttgctcaAACATTAGGAATACCCCTTGCCTTCTGTTGTAACTTAGTCCTATGGCCGGAATACTTGAAATGCAATTTTGTTATGTTACATGTGAACCAAATGTCTATATAATCTCTAATCTAGTTTGTGCCTGAGTTGTCATACTTGCAAATGTGAAATTGCCGCAAGATTTTTTCTTATATAAAACTGTTTGATGCATTTCGTAGTTGTACAGATAAATTATTATAGACAAAATAGCACAAGAAACAAAGGTTTCCTTTTATGTCATTCTTTACagtattattctttttatttgcAATTTTAGATCATTTTCTTTTGGTACTTTGTTTCTTAAATACTTTGTTTTTTAACAAATGATTCTCCTAGCCTTATTTGTTGTCCTTAGAGCTGCTGGGATGCCTCATGTCAAAATAGGCGTTGTTGGCACCGGCACTGCAAGCATTTTCAAGGAAGCTATGCAATCTTCGAAGGAATTGCTTGATGTTGCCTTCGCACCATCAAAAGGTATCTGTGTGTATTCATGTAGGCTGAATTTGTATTATGCTCCCCATTTTTGCTTCTTTATCAAGCTGGATAACTGACTTAAGAAATATAAAGTAACATCTCAAAACTCGCAAGTATTTTGGGGTATTAGAGGAAAATGTGGGTAGTTCCAAGATATGCATCTTGATAGGGCAGGGCAGGAGATTGCTTTGCTTTGGTTCTGTGCTTCAGTGGTTCTTAGTGAAAGTGAATTGGGAGTCTAACCACACAGTAGATTAACATATTGTTGTTTAGTGTGAATCTGGAAATTTAAGCCGAGTCTTTTGGAAGTGAAGCTTAatatggatttgatgattttcaGCAACAGGAAAGGTTTCGGCTACAAAACTTCCAAAGATTGGAAATAAAACAACTGTTCTATACCCTGCTTCTGAAAAGGCCAGCAATGAGATTGGTAATAGAGTTATTATTTTGCACCTTTCAAACTTGGGTTTTGTATAACATTTGCTATTTTGAAGCTAATTGATATGCTAATCGTCTGTGTGATATTTATATAACCAGAGGAAGGACTTTCCAAGCGTGGATTTGAGGTTATTAGGATGAATACATACACAATGGTAAAAGATTTTAGCTTTACTGCTggtttctttctttctaa is a window from the Arachis hypogaea cultivar Tifrunner chromosome 1, arahy.Tifrunner.gnm2.J5K5, whole genome shotgun sequence genome containing:
- the LOC112721875 gene encoding uroporphyrinogen-III synthase, chloroplastic-like isoform X4 → MPHVKIGVVGTGTASIFKEAMQSSKELLDVAFAPSKATGKVSATKLPKIGNKTTVLYPASEKASNEIEEGLSKRGFEVIRMNTYTMVPVQNVDEMVLKQELASPVVTVASPSAIRNWRRKDKM
- the LOC112721875 gene encoding uroporphyrinogen-III synthase, chloroplastic-like isoform X1, whose amino-acid sequence is MILLALFVVLRAAGMPHVKIGVVGTGTASIFKEAMQSSKELLDVAFAPSKATGKVSATKLPKIGNKTTVLYPASEKASNEIEEGLSKRGFEVIRMNTYTMVPVQNVDEMVLKQELASPVVTVASPSAIRAETGEGRTKCNFEVLT
- the LOC112721875 gene encoding uroporphyrinogen-III synthase, chloroplastic-like isoform X2 encodes the protein MILLALFVVLRAAGMPHVKIGVVGTGTASIFKEAMQSSKELLDVAFAPSKATGKVSATKLPKIGNKTTVLYPASEKASNEIEEGLSKRGFEVIRMNTYTMVPVQNVDEMVLKQELASPVVTVASPSAIRNWRRKDKM
- the LOC112721875 gene encoding uroporphyrinogen-III synthase, chloroplastic-like isoform X3, producing MPHVKIGVVGTGTASIFKEAMQSSKELLDVAFAPSKATGKVSATKLPKIGNKTTVLYPASEKASNEIEEGLSKRGFEVIRMNTYTMVPVQNVDEMVLKQELASPVVTVASPSAIRAETGEGRTKCNFEVLT